The Pseudomonas triclosanedens genome has a window encoding:
- the odhB gene encoding 2-oxoglutarate dehydrogenase complex dihydrolipoyllysine-residue succinyltransferase — MAIEIKAPTFPESVADGTVATWHKKVGEAVKRDELIVDIETDKVVIEVLAEADGVLAEIVKNEGDTVLSNELLGKLSEGGAAAAAPAAASAPAAAPAAAAPAAAAGDDNILSPAARKLAEENGIDPNSLAGTGKGGRVTKEDVVAAVEAKKNAPAAAPAVKAAAPAAEAPVFAAGDRVEKRVPMTRLRAKVAERLVEAQSSMAMLTTFNEVNMKPIMDLRNKYKDLFEKKHNGVRLGFMSFFVKAATEALKRFPGVNASIDGNDIVYHGYQDIGVAVSSDRGLVVPVLRNAEFMSLAEIENGIATFGKKAKDGKLSIEDMTGGTFTISNGGVFGSLLSTPIVNPPQTAILGMHKIQERPMAVNGQVVILPMMYLALSYDHRMIDGKEAVSFLVTMKDLLEDPARLLLDV; from the coding sequence ATGGCTATCGAAATCAAAGCCCCAACCTTCCCGGAATCGGTTGCCGACGGCACCGTGGCAACCTGGCACAAGAAGGTCGGCGAAGCCGTCAAGCGTGACGAACTGATCGTCGACATCGAGACCGACAAGGTCGTGATCGAAGTGCTCGCCGAGGCCGATGGTGTCCTGGCTGAGATCGTCAAGAACGAAGGTGACACCGTTCTCTCCAACGAACTGCTGGGCAAGCTGAGCGAAGGCGGTGCTGCCGCTGCCGCTCCGGCTGCTGCCTCCGCTCCTGCTGCCGCTCCGGCCGCTGCTGCCCCGGCTGCTGCCGCTGGCGACGACAACATCCTCTCGCCGGCAGCCCGCAAGCTGGCCGAAGAGAACGGCATCGACCCGAACAGCCTGGCCGGCACCGGCAAGGGCGGTCGCGTGACCAAGGAAGACGTCGTAGCCGCTGTCGAAGCCAAGAAGAACGCCCCGGCTGCCGCTCCGGCCGTCAAGGCCGCCGCTCCTGCTGCCGAGGCTCCGGTCTTCGCTGCTGGCGACCGCGTCGAGAAGCGCGTTCCGATGACCCGCCTGCGCGCCAAGGTCGCCGAGCGTCTGGTCGAAGCCCAGTCCTCCATGGCCATGCTGACTACCTTCAACGAAGTCAACATGAAGCCGATCATGGACCTGCGCAACAAGTACAAGGACCTGTTCGAGAAGAAGCACAATGGCGTTCGCCTGGGCTTCATGTCCTTCTTCGTCAAGGCCGCTACCGAAGCCCTGAAGCGCTTCCCGGGCGTCAACGCCTCGATCGACGGCAACGACATTGTCTACCACGGCTACCAGGACATCGGCGTGGCAGTGTCCAGCGACCGCGGTCTGGTCGTGCCGGTGTTGCGTAACGCCGAGTTCATGAGCCTGGCCGAGATCGAGAACGGCATCGCCACCTTCGGCAAGAAAGCCAAAGACGGCAAGCTGTCCATCGAAGACATGACCGGTGGTACTTTCACCATTTCCAACGGTGGCGTATTCGGTTCCCTGCTGTCGACTCCGATCGTCAACCCGCCGCAGACTGCCATCCTCGGCATGCACAAGATCCAGGAGCGCCCGATGGCCGTTAACGGCCAGGTGGTGATCCTGCCGATGATGTACCTGGCGCTGTCCTACGATCACCGCATGATCGATGGCAAGGAGGCCGTGAGCTTCCTGGTCACCATGAAGGACCTGCTGGAAGATCCGGCTCGCCTGCTGCTGGACGTCTGA